In Bos mutus isolate GX-2022 chromosome 2, NWIPB_WYAK_1.1, whole genome shotgun sequence, one DNA window encodes the following:
- the CLIC4 gene encoding chloride intracellular channel protein 4 encodes MALSMPLNGLKEEDKEPIIELFVKAGSDGESIGNCPFSQRLFMILWLKGVVFSVTTVDLKRKPADLQNLAPGTHPPFITFNNEVKTDVNKIEEFLEEVLCPPKYLKLSPKHPESNTAGMDIFAKFSAYIKNSRPEANEALERGLLKTLQKLDEYLNSPLPDEIDENSMEDIKFSTRKFLDGNEMTLADCNLLPKLHIVKVVAKKYRNFDIPKGMTGIWRYLTNAYSRDEFTNTCPSDKEVEIAYSDVAKRLTK; translated from the exons GCTGGCAGTGATGGTGAAAGCATAGGAAACTGCCCCTTTTCCCAGAGGCTCTTCATGATTCTTTGGCTCAAAGGAGTTGTGTTTAGTGTCACAACTGTTGACCTGAAAAG GAAGCCTGCAGACCTGCAGAACTTGGCTCCAGGGACCCACCCACCATTTATAACTTTCAACAATGAGGTCAAAACGGATGTAAATAAGATTGAAGAATTTCTTGAAGAAGTCTTATGCCCCCCCAA GTACTTAAAGCTTTCACCAAAACACCCAGAATCAAATACTGCTGGAATGGACATCTTTGCCAAATTCTCTGCATATATCAAGAATTCCAGGCCAGAGGCTaatgaag CTTTGGAGCGAGGTCTCTTGAAAACACTGCAGAAACTAGATGAATATCTGAATTCTCCCCTCCCTGATGAAATTGATGAGAATAGTATGGAGGACATTAAGTTTTCCACACGTAAATTTCTGGATGGCAATGAAATGACACTAGCTGACTGCAACCTGCTGCCCAAGCTGCACATTGTCAAG GTGGTGGCAAAAAAATACCGCAACTTCGATATTCCAAAAGGAATGACTGGCATCTGGAGATACCTAACTAATGCCTACAGTAGGGATGAGTTCACCAACACCTGCCCCAGTGATAAGGAGGTTGAAATAGCATACAGTGATGTAGCCAAGAGACTTACCAAATAA